From a single Sus scrofa isolate TJ Tabasco breed Duroc chromosome 13, Sscrofa11.1, whole genome shotgun sequence genomic region:
- the HYAL3 gene encoding hyaluronidase-3 isoform X1 — MGEVWGLQAQGRILRLLTSWSADAAVAEVADAGYHPWGMTMQLGLALVLGVAMCLGCGQPLLRAPERPFCVLWNVPSARCKARFGVHLPLEALGITANHGQRFHGQNITIFYKNQLGLYPYFGPRGTAHNGGIPQAVSLDHHLARAAYQIHRSLRPGFTGLAVLDWEEWCPLWAGNWGRRQAYQAASCAWAQRVYPNLDPQEQLCKARAGFEEAARALMEDTLRLGRMLRPHGLWGFYHYPACGNGWHGTASNYTGHCHAAALARNTQLYWLWAASSALFPSIYLPPGLPPAYHQAFVRYRLEEAFRVALVGHPHPLPVLAYARLTHRNSGRFLSQDELVQTIGVSAALGAAGVVLWGDLSFSSSEEECWHLRDYLVGTLGPYVINVTRAAMACSHQRCHGHGRCAWQDPGQLKVFLHLHPGGSPGAWESFSCRCYWGWAGPTCQEPRPELGPEEAT, encoded by the exons GTTACCATCCCTGGGGCATGACCATGCAGCTAGGCCTGGCCCTGGTGCTAGGGGTGGCCATGTGCTTGGGGTGTGGCCAGCCCCTGCTGCGGGCCCCTGAACGGCCCTTCTGTGTGCTGTGGAACGTGCCCTCAGCACGCTGTAAGGCCCGCTTTGGCGTTCACCTGCCACTAGAGGCCCTGGGCATCACAGCCAACCATGGTCAACGATTCCACGGCCAGAATATCACCATCTTCTACAAGAACCAGCTCGGCCTCTATCCCTACTTTGGGCCTAGGGGCACAGCTCACAATGGCGGCATCCCCCAGGCTGTGTCCCTTGACCACCACCTGGCACGGGCTGCCTATCAGATCCACCGCAGCCTGCGACCTGGCTTCACTGGCCTGGCAGTGCTGGACTGGGAGGAATGGTGTCCACTCTGGGCTGGGAACTGGGGCCGCCGCCAAGCCTATCAGGCAGCATCCTGTGCTTGGGCACAGCGGGTATATCCCAACCTGGATCCCCAGGAGCAGCTCTGCAAGGCCCGTGCTGGCTTTGAAGAGGCAGCCCGTGCACTGATGGAGGACACACTGCGGCTAGGCCGCATGCTGCGGCCCCATGGGCTCTGGGGCTTCTATCACtacccagcttgtggcaatggctGGCATGGTACGGCTTCTAATTACACAGGCCACTGCCATGCAGCTGCCCTGGCCCGCAACACCCAGCTGTAttggctctgggctgcctccagTGCCCTCTTCCCCAGCATCTACCTCCCACCCGGGCTACCACCTGCTTATCACCAGGCATTTGTGCGATACCGCCTGGAGGAGGCCTTCCGTGTGGCCCTTGTTGGACACCCACATCCCCTGCCTGTCCTGGCCTATGCCCGCCTTACACACCGGAACTCTGGAAGGTTCCTGTCCCAG GATGAACTTGTGCAGACCATTGGTGTGAGTGCTGCACTGGGGGCAGCCGGCGTGGTGCTCTGGGGAGATCTGAGTTTCTCCAGTTCTGAG gAGGAGTGTTGGCATCTCCGTGACTACCTAGTGGGCACCCTGGGCCCCTACGTGATCAACGTTACCAGGGCAGCCATGGCCTGCAGTCACCAGCGGTGCCATGGTCATGGCCGTTGTGCCTGGCAAGACCCAGGGCAGCTGAAAGTCTTTCTGCACCTGCACCCAGGTGGCAGCCCTGGAGCTTGGGAGTCCTTCAGCTGCCGCTGTTactggggctgggctggccctACCTGTCAGGAGCCCAGGCCTGAGCTTGGGCCTGAAGAAGCAACGTAA
- the HYAL3 gene encoding hyaluronidase-3 precursor (The RefSeq protein has 3 substitutions compared to this genomic sequence): MTMQLGLALVLGVAMCLGCGQPLLRAPERPFCVLWNVPSARCKARFGVHLPLEALGITANHGQRFHGQNITIFYKSQLGLYPYFGPRGTAHNGGIPQAVSLDHHLARAAYQIHRSLRPGFTGLAVLDWEEWCPLWAGNWGRRQAYQAASCAWAQRVYPNLDPQEQLCKARAGFEEAARALMEDTLRLGRMLRPHGLWGFYHYPACGNGWHGTASNYTGHCHAAALARNTQLYWLWAASSALFPSIYLPPGLPPAYHQAFVRYRLEEAFRVALVGHPHPLPVLAYARLTHRNSGRFLSQDELVQTIGVSAALGASGVVLWGDLSFSSSEEECWHLRGYLVGTLGPYVINVTRAAMACSHQRCHGHGRCAWQDPGQLKVFLHLHPGGSPGAWESFSCRCYWGWAGPTCQEPRPELGPEEAT, encoded by the exons ATGACCATGCAGCTAGGCCTGGCCCTGGTGCTAGGGGTGGCCATGTGCTTGGGGTGTGGCCAGCCCCTGCTGCGGGCCCCTGAACGGCCCTTCTGTGTGCTGTGGAACGTGCCCTCAGCACGCTGTAAGGCCCGCTTTGGCGTTCACCTGCCACTAGAGGCCCTGGGCATCACAGCCAACCATGGTCAACGATTCCACGGCCAGAATATCACCATCTTCTACAAGAACCAGCTCGGCCTCTATCCCTACTTTGGGCCTAGGGGCACAGCTCACAATGGCGGCATCCCCCAGGCTGTGTCCCTTGACCACCACCTGGCACGGGCTGCCTATCAGATCCACCGCAGCCTGCGACCTGGCTTCACTGGCCTGGCAGTGCTGGACTGGGAGGAATGGTGTCCACTCTGGGCTGGGAACTGGGGCCGCCGCCAAGCCTATCAGGCAGCATCCTGTGCTTGGGCACAGCGGGTATATCCCAACCTGGATCCCCAGGAGCAGCTCTGCAAGGCCCGTGCTGGCTTTGAAGAGGCAGCCCGTGCACTGATGGAGGACACACTGCGGCTAGGCCGCATGCTGCGGCCCCATGGGCTCTGGGGCTTCTATCACtacccagcttgtggcaatggctGGCATGGTACGGCTTCTAATTACACAGGCCACTGCCATGCAGCTGCCCTGGCCCGCAACACCCAGCTGTAttggctctgggctgcctccagTGCCCTCTTCCCCAGCATCTACCTCCCACCCGGGCTACCACCTGCTTATCACCAGGCATTTGTGCGATACCGCCTGGAGGAGGCCTTCCGTGTGGCCCTTGTTGGACACCCACATCCCCTGCCTGTCCTGGCCTATGCCCGCCTTACACACCGGAACTCTGGAAGGTTCCTGTCCCAG GATGAACTTGTGCAGACCATTGGTGTGAGTGCTGCACTGGGGGCAGCCGGCGTGGTGCTCTGGGGAGATCTGAGTTTCTCCAGTTCTGAG gAGGAGTGTTGGCATCTCCGTGACTACCTAGTGGGCACCCTGGGCCCCTACGTGATCAACGTTACCAGGGCAGCCATGGCCTGCAGTCACCAGCGGTGCCATGGTCATGGCCGTTGTGCCTGGCAAGACCCAGGGCAGCTGAAAGTCTTTCTGCACCTGCACCCAGGTGGCAGCCCTGGAGCTTGGGAGTCCTTCAGCTGCCGCTGTTactggggctgggctggccctACCTGTCAGGAGCCCAGGCCTGAGCTTGGGCCTGAAGAAGCAACGTAA
- the HYAL3 gene encoding hyaluronidase-3 isoform X2 yields the protein MTMQLGLALVLGVAMCLGCGQPLLRAPERPFCVLWNVPSARCKARFGVHLPLEALGITANHGQRFHGQNITIFYKNQLGLYPYFGPRGTAHNGGIPQAVSLDHHLARAAYQIHRSLRPGFTGLAVLDWEEWCPLWAGNWGRRQAYQAASCAWAQRVYPNLDPQEQLCKARAGFEEAARALMEDTLRLGRMLRPHGLWGFYHYPACGNGWHGTASNYTGHCHAAALARNTQLYWLWAASSALFPSIYLPPGLPPAYHQAFVRYRLEEAFRVALVGHPHPLPVLAYARLTHRNSGRFLSQDELVQTIGVSAALGAAGVVLWGDLSFSSSEEECWHLRDYLVGTLGPYVINVTRAAMACSHQRCHGHGRCAWQDPGQLKVFLHLHPGGSPGAWESFSCRCYWGWAGPTCQEPRPELGPEEAT from the exons ATGACCATGCAGCTAGGCCTGGCCCTGGTGCTAGGGGTGGCCATGTGCTTGGGGTGTGGCCAGCCCCTGCTGCGGGCCCCTGAACGGCCCTTCTGTGTGCTGTGGAACGTGCCCTCAGCACGCTGTAAGGCCCGCTTTGGCGTTCACCTGCCACTAGAGGCCCTGGGCATCACAGCCAACCATGGTCAACGATTCCACGGCCAGAATATCACCATCTTCTACAAGAACCAGCTCGGCCTCTATCCCTACTTTGGGCCTAGGGGCACAGCTCACAATGGCGGCATCCCCCAGGCTGTGTCCCTTGACCACCACCTGGCACGGGCTGCCTATCAGATCCACCGCAGCCTGCGACCTGGCTTCACTGGCCTGGCAGTGCTGGACTGGGAGGAATGGTGTCCACTCTGGGCTGGGAACTGGGGCCGCCGCCAAGCCTATCAGGCAGCATCCTGTGCTTGGGCACAGCGGGTATATCCCAACCTGGATCCCCAGGAGCAGCTCTGCAAGGCCCGTGCTGGCTTTGAAGAGGCAGCCCGTGCACTGATGGAGGACACACTGCGGCTAGGCCGCATGCTGCGGCCCCATGGGCTCTGGGGCTTCTATCACtacccagcttgtggcaatggctGGCATGGTACGGCTTCTAATTACACAGGCCACTGCCATGCAGCTGCCCTGGCCCGCAACACCCAGCTGTAttggctctgggctgcctccagTGCCCTCTTCCCCAGCATCTACCTCCCACCCGGGCTACCACCTGCTTATCACCAGGCATTTGTGCGATACCGCCTGGAGGAGGCCTTCCGTGTGGCCCTTGTTGGACACCCACATCCCCTGCCTGTCCTGGCCTATGCCCGCCTTACACACCGGAACTCTGGAAGGTTCCTGTCCCAG GATGAACTTGTGCAGACCATTGGTGTGAGTGCTGCACTGGGGGCAGCCGGCGTGGTGCTCTGGGGAGATCTGAGTTTCTCCAGTTCTGAG gAGGAGTGTTGGCATCTCCGTGACTACCTAGTGGGCACCCTGGGCCCCTACGTGATCAACGTTACCAGGGCAGCCATGGCCTGCAGTCACCAGCGGTGCCATGGTCATGGCCGTTGTGCCTGGCAAGACCCAGGGCAGCTGAAAGTCTTTCTGCACCTGCACCCAGGTGGCAGCCCTGGAGCTTGGGAGTCCTTCAGCTGCCGCTGTTactggggctgggctggccctACCTGTCAGGAGCCCAGGCCTGAGCTTGGGCCTGAAGAAGCAACGTAA